Proteins encoded within one genomic window of Bacillus sp. 1NLA3E:
- a CDS encoding FeoB small GTPase domain-containing protein — protein sequence MQSNYHIALAGNPNTGKSSLFNLLTGLKQHTGNWAGKTVDMKEGIFFHKNIQYSLIDLPGTYSLFSNSMDEEVARNYLVFEKPDITLVVVDATAIERNLNLVLQVLEITDKVIICINIIDEAEKRGININEQLLMRRLGVPVIKVSARNKLGIAKLLDTIDRLVSGAITCNPPILRYDEETEQKISKLEQEIIEVFAEEVPARWIALRLLDGDVKLMVEVKNRLVAERGRIRNESSKYG from the coding sequence ATGCAGAGTAACTACCATATTGCTCTTGCTGGAAATCCTAATACAGGAAAAAGCTCATTGTTTAATTTGCTCACCGGTTTAAAACAGCATACAGGGAATTGGGCTGGGAAAACAGTCGATATGAAAGAAGGAATCTTTTTTCATAAAAATATTCAATACAGCTTAATAGACTTACCTGGGACCTATTCATTATTTTCTAATTCAATGGATGAAGAGGTCGCACGGAATTATCTAGTGTTTGAGAAACCAGATATTACCCTTGTTGTAGTAGATGCAACAGCAATCGAGCGAAATTTAAATCTTGTATTACAGGTTTTAGAAATAACAGATAAGGTGATTATTTGCATTAATATAATCGATGAAGCAGAAAAACGGGGAATTAACATTAATGAGCAGCTGCTTATGCGAAGATTAGGTGTCCCTGTAATAAAAGTTTCTGCACGAAATAAACTTGGGATTGCTAAGCTTCTTGATACCATCGATAGATTGGTTTCGGGAGCGATTACGTGTAATCCGCCTATATTGAGATACGACGAAGAGACTGAACAGAAAATTTCAAAATTGGAACAGGAAATAATAGAAGTTTTTGCTGAAGAGGTACCGGCTAGATGGATTGCACTTCGACTTCTTGATGGTGATGTAAAGCTGATGGTAGAGGTCAAAAACCGTTTGGTTGCGGAGAGGGGGAGAATAAGAAATGAATCTTCAAAGTATGGATGA
- a CDS encoding FeoA family protein has product MKIDHLTIQGVMRRRLLDLGFVPGSVVEVQRKSPLGDPTAFRVSNTTIALRKEESQKIHGELVQHAE; this is encoded by the coding sequence ATAAAAATTGATCATCTAACCATTCAGGGTGTCATGCGGAGAAGATTATTGGACTTAGGGTTTGTTCCTGGCTCAGTGGTGGAAGTACAAAGAAAAAGTCCACTGGGTGATCCCACTGCATTTAGAGTAAGTAATACGACAATTGCCTTAAGGAAGGAAGAAAGTCAAAAAATTCACGGGGAGTTGGTTCAACATGCAGAGTAA
- the cspD gene encoding cold-shock protein CspD has translation MQNGKVKWFNNEKGFGFIEIEGGDDVFVHFSAIQGEGYKALEEGQEVSFEIVEGNRGPQAANVVKL, from the coding sequence ATGCAAAACGGTAAGGTAAAATGGTTCAATAACGAAAAAGGATTTGGTTTTATTGAAATTGAAGGTGGAGACGATGTATTCGTACATTTTTCTGCTATCCAAGGTGAAGGTTATAAAGCGTTAGAAGAAGGTCAAGAGGTTTCTTTTGAAATCGTCGAAGGTAACCGTGGACCACAAGCAGCAAATGTTGTAAAATTATAA
- a CDS encoding zinc-finger domain-containing protein produces the protein MTRKELLEEVEQLMNHYCNGCFLNQHFKKEKGRRGAHRFCISECTVGEKLRSYGNRLKK, from the coding sequence TTGACTCGAAAAGAGTTATTAGAAGAGGTTGAACAGCTAATGAATCATTATTGTAATGGTTGCTTCCTAAATCAACATTTCAAAAAGGAAAAAGGTAGACGAGGTGCTCACCGATTTTGTATCTCGGAATGCACTGTAGGAGAAAAGCTAAGAAGCTATGGAAACAGGCTAAAAAAATAA
- a CDS encoding reverse transcriptase-like protein has translation MKYKMEWKYKVKGMEPVLFESGLVTGEVALKIAEDLEKTGKAADFTFYDEMGADWNLKQLKKLLTEIEEEANEITVYFDGGFQKETNQAGLGVVIYFQQGKKKYRIRANEKFDEMETNNEAEYAAFYFALNLLEEMGVHHLPCEFRGDSQVVLKQLDGEWPCFEEELNRWLDRIEKKMKSLAIKPKYFPIPRNENKEADKLATQALEGKMVQSKMQIL, from the coding sequence ATGAAATATAAAATGGAATGGAAATATAAAGTAAAAGGAATGGAACCTGTGCTATTCGAGTCTGGTTTAGTAACGGGAGAGGTTGCTCTTAAAATTGCTGAAGACCTAGAAAAGACGGGAAAAGCGGCGGATTTTACTTTTTATGATGAGATGGGTGCAGATTGGAATCTTAAACAATTGAAAAAACTACTCACTGAAATTGAGGAAGAGGCTAACGAAATTACGGTCTATTTTGATGGAGGTTTTCAAAAGGAAACAAATCAGGCTGGGTTGGGTGTTGTTATCTATTTTCAACAAGGTAAGAAGAAATATCGAATTAGAGCGAATGAAAAGTTTGACGAAATGGAAACTAATAATGAAGCAGAATATGCGGCCTTTTACTTTGCATTAAATCTTCTTGAAGAAATGGGCGTTCACCATTTACCATGTGAGTTTAGAGGGGATTCACAAGTTGTTTTAAAGCAGCTTGATGGTGAATGGCCTTGCTTTGAAGAGGAACTAAATCGCTGGCTTGATCGAATCGAAAAAAAAATGAAATCCTTGGCTATTAAGCCAAAATACTTCCCAATCCCAAGAAATGAAAACAAAGAAGCAGATAAGCTAGCAACACAAGCTTTAGAAGGAAAAATGGTTCAAAGTAAAATGCAAATTTTATAG
- a CDS encoding reverse transcriptase-like protein, whose product MIEVYIDGASAGNPGPSGAGIFIKGNGVLEKYSIPLGIMSNHEAEYRAFIEGLKICIEKGYQIVSFRTDSELVNRSVEKEFAKNKQHAPLLETALELTREFELFFMKWIPSRQNKQADELARAAIRKN is encoded by the coding sequence TTGATTGAAGTTTATATTGATGGAGCAAGCGCTGGAAATCCCGGTCCTAGCGGTGCAGGGATCTTTATTAAAGGCAATGGAGTACTTGAGAAATATTCAATTCCACTAGGAATCATGTCCAATCACGAAGCAGAATATCGCGCATTTATTGAAGGACTTAAAATTTGTATAGAAAAGGGTTATCAAATTGTTTCTTTCCGAACTGATTCAGAGCTAGTTAATCGGTCTGTCGAAAAAGAATTTGCGAAAAATAAACAGCACGCTCCTTTACTTGAAACGGCATTGGAATTAACAAGAGAGTTTGAATTATTTTTTATGAAATGGATTCCTTCCCGCCAGAATAAACAAGCAGATGAATTAGCAAGGGCTGCCATTCGAAAAAATTAA
- a CDS encoding DMT family transporter, which yields MKKSLFADISLMLVALVWGATFVLVQNAISFLKPFSFNGIRFSIAAVLLGGWLLLFKREQLKFFNSKLFLAGSLMGFWLFVGYATQTMGLMYTTSSNAGFITGLSVVLVPLLSIFLLKQLPGLNAVIGVLVATGGLYFLTMTNSTPLNIGDGLVFICAVSFALQIIVTGKYSSFHPSLLLTVIQITTVAVLSSISAFIFEDWHKALEPHILFNSDVISALLITSIFATALAFFAQTTFQKYTTSTRVALIFSMEPVFAAITAYFWGGERLSSSAVFGCLLIFFGMILSEIQFGKIFSLNKLKKKSAA from the coding sequence ATGAAAAAATCCCTATTTGCTGATATCAGTTTAATGCTTGTCGCGCTCGTATGGGGAGCGACATTTGTATTAGTTCAAAATGCTATCTCTTTTCTAAAACCATTTTCTTTTAATGGAATTCGTTTTTCGATTGCAGCCGTCTTACTAGGAGGATGGTTATTGCTTTTTAAACGCGAGCAGTTGAAATTCTTTAATAGTAAATTATTCCTAGCTGGTTCCTTAATGGGGTTCTGGCTGTTTGTCGGTTATGCAACTCAAACAATGGGCTTAATGTATACAACCTCTTCAAATGCAGGATTTATTACTGGGTTAAGTGTTGTATTAGTACCACTCTTATCTATTTTTTTACTAAAACAACTTCCAGGCTTAAATGCAGTTATTGGGGTTTTAGTTGCTACTGGAGGATTATATTTTTTAACCATGACCAACTCTACCCCTTTAAACATCGGTGATGGCTTAGTGTTTATTTGTGCAGTTAGCTTCGCCCTCCAAATTATTGTGACTGGAAAGTATAGCAGTTTCCATCCATCCCTATTATTAACGGTTATACAAATAACAACAGTCGCTGTTTTATCTAGTATATCTGCCTTTATATTTGAAGATTGGCACAAAGCTTTGGAACCCCATATTTTATTCAATAGTGATGTCATTTCTGCCTTACTCATCACATCAATTTTTGCCACAGCTTTGGCTTTTTTTGCACAAACAACCTTTCAAAAGTATACTACCTCTACAAGAGTCGCATTAATATTCTCCATGGAACCAGTATTTGCGGCGATAACGGCATACTTTTGGGGTGGAGAACGGCTTTCCAGCAGTGCCGTATTCGGCTGTTTGCTCATTTTTTTCGGAATGATCCTATCCGAAATACAATTTGGAAAAATCTTTTCTTTAAACAAACTAAAGAAAAAATCTGCTGCATAA
- a CDS encoding DUF6123 family protein, with protein MQTIEEYLHFLQGKGFQFQEDAIGFIYFGKHYTSATDEQVISAIELTLKAQKQFEGSFYVSLLEMLTANQVQTRKDAIQFVKKNELLAI; from the coding sequence GTGCAGACAATTGAAGAATACTTACACTTCTTGCAGGGGAAGGGCTTTCAATTTCAAGAAGATGCAATAGGCTTTATTTATTTTGGAAAACATTATACAAGTGCCACCGATGAACAGGTGATTTCAGCCATCGAGTTAACTCTTAAAGCACAAAAACAATTTGAGGGGAGCTTTTATGTCTCATTGCTCGAAATGTTAACAGCTAATCAAGTTCAAACTCGAAAAGATGCCATTCAATTTGTTAAAAAGAATGAATTATTAGCGATATAA
- a CDS encoding divergent PAP2 family protein translates to MNKGVSIALISIGLAQAVKIPLHFMKSGEWKPEMFFSTGGMPSSHSAGVTSLTTYIALKRGFPTIDFALSLVYGLIVMYDAQGVRRQAGELTLRVNDLDELVDKIQKDESVKFEEKPPKKLKEVLGHKPEEVIGGAIFGVLTGAAGYYLGKKR, encoded by the coding sequence ATGAATAAAGGTGTATCAATTGCCCTCATTAGCATTGGACTGGCTCAGGCGGTGAAGATTCCGCTTCACTTTATGAAATCGGGTGAATGGAAGCCTGAAATGTTTTTTAGCACAGGTGGAATGCCAAGTTCTCATTCTGCAGGTGTAACGTCATTAACAACCTATATTGCCTTAAAACGTGGATTTCCAACAATTGATTTTGCATTATCGCTCGTTTATGGGCTAATCGTTATGTATGATGCGCAAGGAGTTCGGAGGCAGGCTGGTGAACTGACCCTTAGAGTAAATGACCTAGATGAACTAGTTGATAAAATTCAAAAGGATGAAAGCGTAAAGTTTGAGGAAAAACCGCCCAAAAAACTAAAAGAGGTACTTGGCCATAAGCCAGAAGAAGTGATTGGTGGAGCAATATTTGGTGTTTTAACAGGAGCAGCGGGATATTATCTTGGGAAAAAACGATAG
- the sspL gene encoding small, acid-soluble spore protein L, whose protein sequence is MLSRHKNRGTKAPGVNPQGYGQDAEFSEEPKSKLENAAKKTNKK, encoded by the coding sequence ATGTTGAGTAGACATAAAAACCGTGGTACTAAAGCTCCAGGGGTAAATCCCCAAGGCTATGGTCAGGACGCTGAATTTTCTGAAGAGCCAAAAAGTAAGCTCGAAAACGCAGCGAAAAAAACAAATAAAAAGTAG
- a CDS encoding 5'-3' exonuclease, with translation MQTNKPNLMLVDGMALLFRAYFATAVTGQFMINSKGIPTNAVNGFVKHFLTAISNFKPTHVAVCWDMGSKTFRSEMYDGYKANRSEAPVEMLPQFDLVKEVVSSFDIPNIGMGGFEADDCIGTIAQNASVEAHVHILTGDQDILQLIDDNIHVILMKKGYGNYLVHTRDSFFEEKGISPKQMIDLKALMGDPSDNYPGVKGIGEKTALKLLTQFQDVEGIVANLDQLSKSHKTKIEQDLDMLYLSRRLAEIKCDVPVTYSMDEALFKFDYDKVVSKFDEVEMRGLHRFLDFGKQYA, from the coding sequence ATGCAAACTAATAAACCAAATTTAATGCTGGTAGACGGAATGGCCTTATTATTTAGAGCCTACTTTGCTACTGCGGTTACTGGACAATTCATGATTAATTCCAAAGGAATTCCAACGAATGCAGTTAATGGATTTGTTAAGCATTTTTTAACAGCTATTTCAAACTTTAAACCAACTCATGTGGCAGTATGCTGGGACATGGGCAGTAAAACCTTTCGTTCTGAAATGTATGATGGGTATAAAGCTAACCGTTCAGAAGCACCCGTTGAAATGCTCCCACAATTCGATCTCGTAAAAGAAGTGGTTTCTTCCTTTGATATTCCAAACATCGGAATGGGTGGATTTGAAGCAGATGATTGCATCGGTACTATTGCTCAGAATGCAAGTGTAGAGGCGCATGTTCATATTTTAACTGGAGACCAGGATATTCTTCAGCTTATAGATGACAATATTCATGTTATTTTAATGAAAAAAGGATATGGTAATTATTTGGTTCATACGAGAGATTCTTTTTTTGAAGAAAAAGGAATCTCACCAAAACAAATGATAGATTTAAAGGCGTTAATGGGAGATCCAAGTGATAATTACCCTGGTGTAAAAGGAATCGGGGAGAAAACAGCACTTAAACTCCTTACTCAATTCCAAGATGTAGAAGGGATTGTGGCAAATTTAGATCAGCTTTCTAAATCGCATAAAACGAAAATTGAACAGGATCTTGACATGCTTTATTTAAGCAGACGCCTTGCAGAAATAAAATGTGATGTACCTGTAACCTACAGCATGGACGAAGCTTTGTTTAAATTTGATTACGACAAAGTCGTTTCAAAATTTGACGAGGTAGAAATGCGTGGACTTCATCGTTTCTTAGATTTCGGTAAACAGTACGCGTAA
- a CDS encoding putative ABC transporter permease: MFDLLNGIEYQNPLVLNFEGIMAALFYFAIYSFFGWILENCYSLIVIRKFFKPNFLWGPFKPMYGFAPVLLVFLITENTNWAMILFLCFFIPTMVEYVSGAMLQKFFHRKWWDYSNIPLHIHGHICLPFSVCWIFLSFVCLKWIHPSIVLLYKLMEPFWTWIWPGIYIYFMAELMIAIRKHSLSIVPESEPSNPN; encoded by the coding sequence ATGTTTGATCTATTGAATGGAATAGAGTATCAGAATCCTTTGGTGCTTAATTTTGAAGGGATTATGGCAGCCTTATTTTATTTTGCAATCTATTCTTTCTTTGGATGGATACTTGAAAATTGCTATAGTTTGATCGTGATTCGGAAGTTTTTTAAACCGAATTTTTTATGGGGACCTTTTAAACCAATGTATGGTTTTGCCCCTGTGCTTCTTGTTTTTCTGATAACGGAAAACACAAATTGGGCGATGATTTTATTTTTATGCTTTTTCATTCCTACCATGGTGGAGTATGTGAGTGGAGCAATGTTACAGAAATTTTTCCACCGAAAATGGTGGGATTATTCTAACATCCCTTTGCACATACACGGTCATATATGCCTGCCATTTTCCGTTTGTTGGATATTTTTATCCTTTGTTTGTTTGAAGTGGATTCATCCTTCAATAGTCCTGCTTTATAAGCTAATGGAGCCATTTTGGACTTGGATTTGGCCAGGTATTTATATATATTTTATGGCTGAATTAATGATTGCCATCCGCAAACACTCCTTATCCATTGTTCCAGAGAGTGAACCTTCAAATCCAAATTAA
- a CDS encoding 2-hydroxyacyl-CoA dehydratase, translating into MELQVGLDIGSTTAKLVVLNEKNEIILKSYQRHFSDIKNTTLKLLHLVQNQFPNARLKMNASGSSGLGLCEQLGIPFIQEVVACTEAVKSTEPNIDVIIELGGEDAKLIFLTNGLEQRMNAACAGGTGAFIDQIATLLNTDAEGLNRLAVSADKIYPIASRCGVFAKTDIQPLLNEGARREDIAASVFQAVVNQTIGGLACGRPIRGNVAFLGGPLTFLTELRYRFIETLKLKDEHVLHSEDGHYYVAIGAALESEKNDSIDIRRLIELLSELNPEKDSSSANRIDSLFKDESDYQAFRNRHNRAKVKTESLSTYVGIAFLGIDAGSTTTKMVLTSENDEVLFSFYEKNKGNPVETVREGLTRLYDLIPDHVHIVRSTVTGYGEKLIQAAFQIDEGEIETVAHYTAAKKFQPDVDFIIDIGGQDMKCIKIKDGVIDQIILNEACSAGCGSFLESFAENLGRSVQEFSKLALTASNPVDLGSRCTVFMNSKVKQVQKEGASIADISAGLSYSIVTNALYKVIKLKTVEELGHRVVVQGGTFLNDAVLRSFEKLTEKDVVRPDLAGLMGAYGCALLARKRWTKNSQSALLSRDKLTEFQVTSTNRRCGICENRCPITINRFADKRTFITGNRCERGEGKPKFKSPLPNLMEEKLEKLFNRKGLTGPAAFRGTIGIPRVLNLFENYPFWHQFFTELGFEVVLSDPSNKGIFEKGIETIPSESVCYPAKLTHGHMMNLIENGIKNIFYPAIVFEKRENKSLQNHFNCPIVASYPEVIRVNMERIFEEQQVRLFHPFLTLDDTTALTKELMVCFSDIPKQEIKQALKKAKQEEASFTGWLRRRGEEVIKQLKKGNHKGIVVAGHPYHIDPAINHGLPEEINRLGMAVLTEDSICHLAKEQPRLDVVNQWTFHSRLYQAADVVKAHSQLELLQLTSFGCGLDAITTDAVSEILSADHQLYTWIKMDEISNLGAARIRLRSLQAAILERDKQTEPRKKNLLQKRGEPIFTKEAKSGYTILSPQMIPTHFELFEKAFQLHGYNFKVLKEVYDHEVEEGLRYVNNDACYPAVVSIGQLIAALKSGDYDLNRTAVIMSQTGGGCRATNYLALLKKALKNAGISHVPVLSLNSGGLAGETQPGFKISLSLAKKLVISACLGDLLMRLKLAVRPYEKIKGSTEFLYDQWLGRCQGMLVDFSMKKYQRIIKSMIADFKNLPVFDVKKPRVGVVGEILVKFHPFANNQLIEQIELEGGEAVLPDFIDFFLYCLHDSSFNAAHFGKSKIDAVIDKMATQFIEYYRKPIREALFESGRFDAPLEFSRLADKSARFLSLGNQMGEGWLLPGEMAELMEIGVENVVCVQPFGCLPNHIVGRGMFNAIKKDYPNANLISIDYDSSISKVNQINRIKLMINIAKNKVLV; encoded by the coding sequence GTGGAACTTCAAGTTGGCCTTGATATCGGTTCAACAACCGCAAAGTTAGTCGTGTTAAATGAAAAAAATGAAATTATCCTTAAATCGTATCAACGGCATTTTTCCGATATTAAAAATACAACCTTAAAGCTATTACATCTTGTCCAGAATCAATTTCCAAATGCGAGACTAAAAATGAATGCAAGTGGTTCCTCAGGTTTAGGGCTGTGTGAACAATTGGGAATTCCTTTTATACAGGAGGTAGTCGCATGCACTGAGGCTGTCAAATCAACAGAGCCTAATATTGATGTGATTATTGAACTTGGAGGTGAAGATGCCAAACTTATTTTTTTAACAAACGGACTGGAGCAACGAATGAATGCCGCTTGTGCTGGTGGCACTGGTGCGTTTATCGATCAAATAGCTACATTGCTAAACACAGATGCGGAAGGATTGAATCGGCTCGCTGTTTCGGCTGATAAAATTTATCCAATCGCTTCAAGATGTGGCGTGTTTGCTAAAACGGACATTCAACCACTCTTGAATGAAGGGGCAAGGCGAGAGGATATCGCTGCTTCTGTGTTTCAGGCTGTCGTTAATCAGACGATTGGAGGTCTGGCCTGTGGTAGACCTATTCGTGGGAATGTGGCTTTTCTTGGAGGGCCATTAACGTTTTTGACGGAATTGAGATATCGCTTTATAGAAACACTTAAGTTAAAAGATGAGCATGTACTACATAGCGAAGATGGTCATTATTATGTTGCCATCGGCGCAGCACTAGAAAGCGAAAAAAATGATTCTATCGATATTAGAAGGCTTATTGAGCTATTATCCGAATTGAATCCAGAAAAAGATTCATCATCTGCTAACCGAATTGACTCACTTTTTAAAGATGAAAGTGATTATCAAGCTTTTCGCAATCGACATAATCGAGCAAAGGTAAAAACAGAATCATTGTCTACATACGTTGGGATAGCCTTTTTAGGAATTGATGCCGGATCAACGACGACCAAAATGGTTTTGACTAGCGAAAATGATGAAGTGTTGTTTAGTTTCTATGAGAAAAATAAAGGGAATCCCGTTGAAACAGTTAGGGAGGGATTAACTAGACTTTATGATTTGATTCCCGACCACGTACACATCGTCCGATCTACTGTGACAGGATATGGAGAAAAATTAATCCAAGCTGCCTTCCAGATTGATGAGGGTGAAATTGAGACCGTTGCACATTATACTGCCGCGAAAAAATTTCAGCCAGATGTCGATTTTATTATCGATATTGGCGGTCAGGATATGAAGTGCATCAAAATTAAGGATGGTGTGATCGATCAAATTATTTTAAATGAAGCATGTTCCGCTGGGTGTGGTTCATTTTTGGAAAGCTTTGCTGAAAACTTAGGACGGAGTGTCCAAGAGTTTTCCAAACTTGCTTTAACGGCAAGTAATCCTGTTGATCTCGGCTCCCGTTGCACTGTTTTTATGAATTCGAAAGTCAAGCAAGTTCAAAAAGAGGGAGCAAGCATAGCGGATATTTCCGCGGGCTTATCCTATTCAATTGTCACGAATGCATTATATAAGGTTATTAAACTAAAAACAGTGGAAGAATTAGGCCACAGAGTTGTTGTTCAGGGCGGAACGTTTTTAAATGATGCTGTGTTAAGATCCTTCGAAAAATTGACTGAAAAAGACGTAGTCCGCCCCGATTTAGCTGGTTTAATGGGAGCCTATGGATGTGCGCTCCTGGCAAGGAAAAGGTGGACAAAAAATTCTCAATCTGCACTTTTATCTAGAGACAAGCTCACAGAGTTTCAGGTTACATCAACCAATCGACGGTGCGGAATTTGTGAAAACCGCTGCCCAATTACCATAAATCGTTTTGCTGACAAACGGACATTCATAACTGGAAATCGATGTGAGCGAGGGGAAGGAAAACCAAAATTCAAAAGTCCATTGCCAAATTTGATGGAAGAAAAGCTAGAAAAATTATTTAATCGAAAGGGTTTGACGGGTCCAGCTGCATTTCGGGGAACAATCGGGATTCCACGCGTATTAAATCTATTTGAGAACTACCCATTTTGGCACCAGTTTTTTACTGAACTAGGCTTCGAAGTTGTCTTATCGGATCCATCAAACAAGGGAATATTTGAAAAAGGAATTGAAACGATTCCATCTGAATCTGTTTGTTATCCAGCAAAACTTACCCACGGACATATGATGAATTTAATCGAGAATGGCATCAAGAATATTTTTTATCCAGCCATTGTCTTTGAAAAAAGAGAAAATAAATCACTGCAGAACCATTTTAACTGCCCAATTGTTGCTTCATATCCTGAAGTGATTCGTGTTAATATGGAAAGAATTTTTGAAGAACAACAAGTCCGACTTTTTCATCCATTTTTAACACTTGATGATACAACCGCTTTGACAAAAGAATTGATGGTTTGCTTTTCAGATATTCCAAAGCAGGAAATCAAGCAGGCGCTAAAAAAAGCCAAACAAGAAGAGGCTTCCTTTACGGGATGGCTTCGTCGCCGTGGTGAAGAGGTCATCAAGCAATTGAAAAAGGGAAATCACAAAGGCATTGTGGTTGCAGGTCACCCATACCATATTGATCCGGCAATCAACCACGGGTTACCAGAGGAAATCAATCGCCTCGGTATGGCTGTTCTAACTGAGGATTCAATATGCCACCTTGCAAAAGAACAACCGCGATTGGATGTTGTTAATCAATGGACCTTCCATTCAAGGCTTTATCAAGCGGCAGACGTTGTAAAAGCTCATTCTCAGCTTGAATTGCTTCAACTTACTTCTTTTGGCTGCGGTTTGGATGCGATAACGACAGATGCTGTTTCAGAGATATTATCAGCAGATCATCAGTTATACACATGGATTAAAATGGATGAGATCAGCAATTTGGGAGCAGCAAGGATTCGGCTACGTTCTTTACAGGCAGCCATTTTAGAAAGAGATAAACAAACGGAACCACGAAAAAAGAATCTGCTTCAAAAGCGGGGAGAACCTATTTTTACTAAAGAAGCTAAATCGGGGTATACAATCCTTTCCCCACAGATGATTCCGACCCATTTTGAATTGTTTGAGAAGGCTTTTCAGCTTCATGGTTACAATTTTAAAGTTCTTAAAGAGGTTTATGATCATGAAGTGGAGGAAGGTTTGCGCTATGTAAATAATGACGCCTGCTATCCTGCAGTCGTATCAATCGGTCAATTAATAGCCGCATTAAAAAGTGGTGACTATGATTTGAACCGGACGGCAGTCATCATGTCTCAGACAGGTGGGGGGTGCCGGGCGACCAATTATTTAGCTTTGCTGAAAAAAGCCTTGAAAAATGCTGGCATTTCGCACGTTCCAGTTCTCTCATTGAATTCTGGTGGTTTGGCGGGAGAAACCCAGCCTGGGTTTAAAATAAGCCTGTCGTTAGCGAAGAAATTAGTCATTTCCGCCTGTCTTGGGGATTTGTTGATGAGATTAAAGCTTGCAGTTAGACCGTATGAAAAAATCAAAGGCAGCACCGAGTTTTTATATGATCAATGGCTAGGTCGTTGTCAGGGAATGTTGGTAGATTTTTCAATGAAAAAGTACCAAAGGATCATCAAATCGATGATTGCTGATTTTAAAAATCTCCCCGTCTTTGATGTAAAAAAACCACGTGTTGGAGTTGTAGGCGAAATTCTTGTAAAATTCCATCCGTTTGCTAACAACCAGCTGATTGAACAAATTGAGTTGGAGGGCGGAGAGGCTGTCTTACCCGATTTCATCGACTTCTTTTTGTACTGTCTCCACGATAGTAGTTTTAATGCAGCCCATTTTGGAAAATCCAAGATTGATGCTGTGATTGATAAAATGGCCACACAATTTATCGAATACTACCGGAAGCCGATTCGTGAAGCTTTATTTGAAAGTGGACGATTCGATGCACCATTGGAATTCAGCAGGCTTGCTGACAAATCTGCTCGTTTTTTAAGCTTGGGTAATCAAATGGGTGAGGGGTGGCTCCTTCCAGGAGAGATGGCGGAACTGATGGAGATCGGGGTCGAGAATGTTGTGTGTGTTCAGCCGTTCGGTTGTTTACCTAATCATATTGTGGGTAGGGGGATGTTTAACGCGATTAAAAAAGACTATCCGAACGCAAATCTGATTTCAATCGATTATGATTCAAGCATTAGTAAGGTTAATCAGATTAATCGAATAAAGCTGATGATTAATATTGCAAAGAATAAGGTACTTGTATAA